DNA from Mucilaginibacter mallensis:
TGCCATTTACATAGGTAAAATCAATATCCCGAACACGACCAAGATCCAATTCTAAATCCTTATCAGCCATATTAGCAGGCAGATCAAAACTATTTCTCAACCAAACTGCGCCATCAAGCCCTTCAAAACCGGGGAATGTTTCCCAGCCATTTGCTTCGGGTTGGGTAATGAATTTCCATTTGCTGTTATCAAATTCAGCGGCTGACGCAGATGTATCCAAACGCATCTTTTTATACCATGCGATGGAATCCGCTGCATAAGTGAGCTCATGGCTCTTCATCCCCATAAAATGTTCCTGGGCAATAGATTCCGCTTCGGCTTGTTTGCCTTCAACCAACAGTTTGCGTATGATGGGTAGATATTTGGAAGCCCTTGCCCTTGCATAGACCCTTGGGCCGCCTGTCCATAATGTTTGCTCGTTAAACTGAATATGATCTTCATCAACCCTGCCAAATAACATGGCACCCATTTGCCCGTTACCAATGGGTAACGCATCGGTCCACTTTACGGCAGGCTGCTGATACCATAACTTTAAACCGGATTGGGAAAAAGATAATTGCGGATCACTTATCACCAATAGAATTCCGACCGCAATAAAGAATGCTTTAATGGCTGATATTTTTATTTTTCCTCTCATTTCAATCAGTTAAACAGCCATCTTAAATCCCTGATATTACCTTCATTACTTAAACCGGCATCATAAACCGGGATACGAGCGTTGTCTTCAACAAATCCTAAAATCAAGCACGCTCCCTTGCCTAAGCTTAGTGTGTTAGTGCCTGCCTTAAATGTGTAAGTATGCACATTAACCGGCGGCAAATCTTCGATTTGTATGGCATTGGCTATCTTAATATCGGCCTGACCGTAATCATTGGCGCTGGCATCGTTTTCCAATTGTGGCTCCTGCAGATATTGTGATGCCTTGCTGGCGAAATAGCCCACCAATACCTTTACCGGTTTTGCATTTGTAAAAGTTAACGTTGTTCCATCTGTTTCTTGTTTGGCCTTTATCATTTTAACGCCTTTTAATCCTATCATTTCAGGTGCTATATTTTTAATAATACCTGCTGAATCAGTATATGCTTTGCCGCCTGCTGTTAATTTATAAGTATCAGCCGTTAAGGCTACCGGCACATCAACCAATTGTATTTTCTCGGCTTGTTTTGCGGCAGCCTGCGGCGATTTTAGCGAGTCGATATTCTTCTTAAAATTTTTAAGCTCGCGCTGATAATAAGGCAGCAACTCAATCCAGGTTTTGTTTTTACCATCGTTACCGCCAACCGGGATTTTGCGCTGCTTGGTTTGCATGCTGTTGGCATACAGGTAACTATACTTGGTGAGATCAACCAGTTTCTGGTAATAATCCAGGCTGGTTTGCAATTCAGGTAAGGCTTTTTCAAGATCGCTTACATCATTAGAGTATTTGTAGCGCAAAACCAGCAAAGCCGCGTTTACTTTGTGTGCATAGCTGTTAGCCATGGCGTTGTAGCAATACATATCATTTTTAATGCGTTTGAACTCCGCTGTGTTTGCGGTTACGCCTTTTTCAGCCTCATCGATGGCTTCAACGGAATTATGGCCTTCTTCAATAATTTCATTAACCACTTGTACAGGAGTTTCACCAATATGCGGCTCGTGTTTCCACTCTTTGGCGGCGTATTCGCTCAGCATTTCACCTTCCGGGCCTTCGGAATTATAGAGCAATGTGAATAAGCCATATTTTTCAGGGTCGACCAATTGGCTCATCAGCATACCCAATGTCATGGTTTGGCGGTTACCATCGGTGATACCAAATCGTCTTAATATTTTTGGTGCTATCTCACCGGATTGCTCGTAGGCATCCAAAATATTTTTTCCCTGTTCGGCGCTGCAGCCATACATTTCAGCCAATTGCTGCGACCAGTATTTTACTTCATCTTTCCTGTCCCTGTGGCAATTCCATGAATAGCGTGCCCATTCCTTGTACCAGATCCAGTCCCTGTCCATTTCCAGTAATCGCGGCGAGGTATTATCGGCAGTATAAGGCCAATCCCAGTATGATGATTCCGGATAGATATGCAAGCCATTCGAGTGATATACATTGTGCATGGCCAGCACACATTTTTGTATAAAATCGGCCGAGCCATACCTGAATGGTTCCAGGTTGGCCAGGATGTGTACATTTTCAATCTGCACCGTACCAAGTTTACTTAATGTTTGATGCAATTGCGCCCATGGTCCATGTGGCGTATAGGTGGTTAATGCCTCACCGGTATACTTGGTCATGGTGTACAGGTTTTTATATAATGGCATGGCGTATTTCATATCCTCGGGCGCATCCGTATCATGCGAACGCAGCACTATTGGCGGCTCATCGGTTCGGCCCAAAGCTTTTAAACCATCCTTAACACCCGGAATGATGGTTTTTGTAAACCAGTCAATATCGTCCTGCCCCACACCTTCCATCGCTTCGCCTAAGGTGAGCATCAACCCCACATTTGGATATTTCTGCACAAATGCCGCGATGGATTTACGGGTATAATCAGCGATAATGGGTACGATATGACGGTTACGGTCCTGTGTTTTCAGGTGGTTATGATCAGCAAAAGGTTTGGATACGATGATGTTATAAAAGCCCTGTAATACCCATATGCCTCTTTTATCAGCCTCGCGGGTGAGGAAATTATACATATCCACATTCTTTTGATAGGTGGCTTCATCAACCTCCAAAGCATAAGGATAATCCTTTACTTTAACCAGGGATGCAAAGGGGTGCCCACTCCATAGGTACAAGGAATTCATGCGGTTTTGCGCCATTGAATCCAGGTAGCGGAGCCATAATGCCTTATCATAAAACCATGGGAAGTTTTCAGGAGTGTAAGGGTATTCATAAGTACCACGGCCCGGCAGAAGTTCCGGCTTTTGTACACCGATACAAGCACCACGCAATACCATTTCAGGCTGATCAACCAGACTAATCTTTACAGGCAATTTGTGATTGGCTTTTAGTTCATCCGCCAGTTCAAGGCAGCCATACATAGCACCTGAATTATCA
Protein-coding regions in this window:
- a CDS encoding alpha-d-galacturonidase, which gives rise to MPKKTITIVISPSAHERVKYGAQKLEQQLKADGYAVSIKSVINSHNENIIVGLLKDALIKSLYASGHIRLTKAPGKEGFAINTSSNNIIIAGADNSGAMYGCLELADELKANHKLPVKISLVDQPEMVLRGACIGVQKPELLPGRGTYEYPYTPENFPWFYDKALWLRYLDSMAQNRMNSLYLWSGHPFASLVKVKDYPYALEVDEATYQKNVDMYNFLTREADKRGIWVLQGFYNIIVSKPFADHNHLKTQDRNRHIVPIIADYTRKSIAAFVQKYPNVGLMLTLGEAMEGVGQDDIDWFTKTIIPGVKDGLKALGRTDEPPIVLRSHDTDAPEDMKYAMPLYKNLYTMTKYTGEALTTYTPHGPWAQLHQTLSKLGTVQIENVHILANLEPFRYGSADFIQKCVLAMHNVYHSNGLHIYPESSYWDWPYTADNTSPRLLEMDRDWIWYKEWARYSWNCHRDRKDEVKYWSQQLAEMYGCSAEQGKNILDAYEQSGEIAPKILRRFGITDGNRQTMTLGMLMSQLVDPEKYGLFTLLYNSEGPEGEMLSEYAAKEWKHEPHIGETPVQVVNEIIEEGHNSVEAIDEAEKGVTANTAEFKRIKNDMYCYNAMANSYAHKVNAALLVLRYKYSNDVSDLEKALPELQTSLDYYQKLVDLTKYSYLYANSMQTKQRKIPVGGNDGKNKTWIELLPYYQRELKNFKKNIDSLKSPQAAAKQAEKIQLVDVPVALTADTYKLTAGGKAYTDSAGIIKNIAPEMIGLKGVKMIKAKQETDGTTLTFTNAKPVKVLVGYFASKASQYLQEPQLENDASANDYGQADIKIANAIQIEDLPPVNVHTYTFKAGTNTLSLGKGACLILGFVEDNARIPVYDAGLSNEGNIRDLRWLFN